Proteins from a single region of Cydia pomonella isolate Wapato2018A chromosome 13, ilCydPomo1, whole genome shotgun sequence:
- the LOC133524605 gene encoding histone-lysine N-methyltransferase SETMAR-like — MELTRRDFRVMIYYDFKKGLKPQECFELLVSTFGESACSRATVFNWFAEFKRGRETFEDEAKTGRPPTAVTQENVQAVEKNVRANRRITYAELERELGIGSAALQTIIHYHLALHKRCSRWVPHKLTDLQKDRRVDWCKFMIDKFDAGEKKNVYDILTGDETWLYNYDPETKRQSTVWCFEDEPTPTKCRRTRSTQKQMIASFFCKTGHIATIVLEDQRTVNSEWYVTVCAPRVLSAWCDKRPKSGTQHLLWHHDNAAPHTSARTLDYFSSKNVTILPHPPYSPDLAPCDFYLFPKIKEKLKGRRFENKEDALAAYNYEISEVSKEEWSSVFSKWFRRMEKCIRVHGDYFEKIDSCNKE; from the coding sequence taaaaaaggtttaaaacctcaagagtgttttgaacttttagtttcaacttttggcgagtctgcttgttcacgtgcaactgtttttaattggtttgctgaatttaaaaggggacgagagacctttgaagatgaggcgaagaccggacggccgccaaccgcagtcactcaagaaaacgtacaggctgtggaaaaaaatgttcgtgcgaaccgacgaattacatatgcagagctcgagcgtgagctgggtattggatcagcagcattgcaaactataattcattatcatctggcccttcataagcgttgttcaagatgggtgccgcacaaactcaccgatttgcaaaaagaccgccgcgtagattggtgcaaatttatgatagataaattcgacgctggcgagaaaaaaaatgtatatgatatacttacaggtgacgaaacatggctatataactacgaccccgaaacaaagcggcagtccacagtatggtgttttgaagatgagccgacgccaacaaaatgtcgccgaacccgaagtacacaaaaacaaatgattgcctcatttttctgcaagacgggacatattgctacgatagtgctagaagatcaaaggacagtcaactctgaatggtatgtgacagtttgtgcccccagagtactgtcagcttggtgtgacaagcggccgaaatcgggaactcagcacctgctctggcaccatgacaacgctgcccctcacacttctgctagaacacttgactatttcagctcaaaaaacgtgactatcttgccccacccgccatattcccccgacctagccccttgcgatttttacttatttcccaaaattaaagaaaaattaaaaggaaggcgatttgagaacaaagaagatgccctggctgcgtataattatgaaatttctgaggtatctaaagaagagtggtcatcggtattttctaagtggtttagacggatggaaaagtgtatacgtgttcacggtgactacttcgaaaaaatagatagctgtaataaagaataa